The Chloroflexota bacterium genome includes a region encoding these proteins:
- a CDS encoding aspartate 1-decarboxylase produces MRTMLRSKIHRARVTGGNVDYEGSITIDKLLMEASDILPYEMVHVLNVNNGARFQTYAIEGKPGSGEIVLNGAAARLAARGDIVIILTYCTVNDEEARHFEPKVVYVDANNTIRDQKNGHGWVDDLAESFSFRV; encoded by the coding sequence ATGAGAACAATGCTGCGGAGCAAGATTCATCGAGCCAGGGTCACTGGAGGGAACGTGGACTATGAGGGCAGCATCACCATCGACAAGCTGCTCATGGAAGCGTCCGATATTCTCCCCTATGAGATGGTTCATGTATTGAATGTCAACAATGGGGCTCGATTTCAGACATACGCTATCGAGGGGAAACCGGGTTCTGGGGAGATTGTCCTTAATGGAGCAGCAGCAAGACTGGCTGCCAGAGGTGATATTGTGATTATCCTTACGTACTGCACAGTCAACGACGAGGAGGCGCGCCATTTTGAGCCCAAAGTGGTCTATGTGGATGCTAATAACACCATCCGGGATCAGAAGAATGGTCATGGATGGGTGGATGACTTGGCCGAGTCATTCTCTTTTAGGGTCTGA
- a CDS encoding CoA transferase, with product MEKVLTGVKILDFSRWFAGPYAATLLAAMGAEVIRVERPTGEEERNFGPHAPNGESMLTMVTLQNRKGITLDPLSDKGKGIVEKLVKNSDVVLHSYVSGSEEEKLLGYDSLKLINPAIIVAKVSGFGSTGPYARRPCFDTIAQALSGAMSYTGFPETGPTRSGYAWVDFSTGAHTALGIMFALYHRQRTGKGQFIDVALLDVAVSCVAGLGVAAEYKVSGFIRGQQGNASYYNFTNCLKANDGWVMIGCAGNPIWRRFLRALGREDLKNDPRFKDDKHRFENRKVIQAMVEEWLKDKTVDETIKILEQARVPCSRVNNIAEMVNDPQVKARDMLIDIEYPGIGNVPVPGVVIKMSGTPGAIEMPAPKPGEHNQEVYSSLLGFTSEQLAQLKAEGVI from the coding sequence TTGGAAAAGGTATTGACAGGTGTAAAGATTCTGGATTTCTCCCGCTGGTTTGCTGGCCCTTATGCGGCTACCCTCTTGGCTGCTATGGGCGCTGAGGTAATCAGGGTTGAAAGACCTACCGGAGAAGAGGAGAGGAACTTCGGGCCACATGCCCCCAATGGTGAGAGCATGCTCACCATGGTTACCCTGCAAAACAGGAAGGGGATCACCCTGGACCCTCTCAGTGACAAAGGTAAGGGGATAGTGGAGAAACTGGTTAAAAACAGTGATGTGGTGCTGCATAGTTATGTCAGTGGCTCAGAGGAAGAAAAACTGCTGGGGTATGATTCTTTGAAGCTGATCAACCCGGCTATTATTGTGGCCAAGGTCTCGGGCTTTGGCTCCACGGGGCCTTATGCACGACGCCCCTGCTTTGATACCATTGCTCAGGCGCTATCAGGGGCGATGAGCTACACCGGGTTTCCTGAGACTGGCCCTACCAGGTCCGGCTATGCCTGGGTAGACTTCAGTACCGGCGCCCATACTGCACTGGGCATAATGTTCGCCCTCTACCACCGGCAAAGAACCGGCAAAGGGCAATTCATAGACGTTGCCTTGCTGGATGTAGCTGTCTCCTGTGTGGCTGGACTGGGTGTGGCTGCTGAATACAAGGTCTCGGGCTTCATCCGTGGGCAACAGGGCAATGCCAGTTACTATAACTTCACGAACTGTCTCAAGGCCAATGATGGCTGGGTGATGATTGGGTGCGCGGGGAATCCTATTTGGAGAAGATTCCTCAGGGCGCTTGGCAGGGAGGACCTCAAGAACGACCCCCGGTTCAAGGACGACAAGCATCGTTTCGAGAACCGCAAAGTCATTCAGGCCATGGTGGAGGAGTGGTTAAAGGACAAGACGGTTGACGAGACAATTAAGATTCTGGAGCAGGCCAGGGTGCCTTGTTCCCGGGTGAACAATATTGCCGAAATGGTTAATGACCCCCAGGTCAAGGCCAGGGATATGCTGATTGACATCGAGTACCCCGGTATCGGGAATGTCCCCGTACCTGGTGTGGTCATAAAGATGTCTGGGACTCCTGGGGCCATCGAGATGCCAGCCCCCAAGCCAGGAGAGCACAATCAGGAGGTTTATAGCAGTCTTCTGGGTTTTACGAGTGAGCAGCTTGCTCAGCTTAAGGCGGAAGGAGTTATCTAA
- a CDS encoding IS200/IS605 family transposase — MSIYLHKSHNVSVLLYHLVFPTKYRRL, encoded by the coding sequence ATGAGCATCTATTTACACAAGAGCCACAATGTAAGCGTATTGTTGTATCATCTGGTGTTTCCAACGAAATACCGTCGGCTAG
- a CDS encoding YDG domain-containing protein, whose amino-acid sequence MKLILRMQSRGPLFFLCLLFAVILLLPAAGKVMAWSVQPTQNTAICTALGNQEFIDLISDGSGGAIITWMDWRSGNIDIYAQRVNSSGAVQWTANGVPICTALNDQWYPQLISDGSGGAIITWMDPRSGNIDIYVQRVNSNGAVQWTADGVPICTAPGEQKGQQLTSDGSGGAIIIWWDQRSGMWDIYAQRVNSSGAVQWAANGVPICTALGDQTQPQLTSDGSGGAIITWEDLRSSNWDIYAQRVDSSGSLLNILTVSGITASNKTYDGGVAATLDTGSASLVGVLSGDSVSLGGTASGAFADKNVGPGKTVTISGLTLSGADAYKYALTQPTTTADITAKNLTVSGITASNKTYDGTTSATLNTASASLVWVVSGDSVSLGGTATGAFADKNVDTGKTVTVSGLSLAGADAANYSLTQATTTADITVVASHTGLYALIIGLVAAGVVVLLVLVMVLRRRISGNAS is encoded by the coding sequence ATGAAGCTGATACTTAGGATGCAAAGCCGTGGACCCTTGTTCTTCTTGTGTCTGCTATTCGCTGTAATACTGCTGTTGCCGGCGGCCGGTAAAGTGATGGCCTGGTCAGTACAGCCCACCCAGAATACCGCCATCTGCACCGCTCTGGGCAATCAGGAGTTCATCGATCTCATTTCGGATGGCTCGGGGGGAGCTATCATCACCTGGATGGACTGGCGCAGCGGCAACATTGATATCTATGCCCAGAGGGTAAACTCCAGCGGCGCTGTCCAGTGGACCGCCAATGGTGTACCCATCTGCACCGCTTTGAACGATCAGTGGTACCCCCAGCTCATTTCGGATGGCTCGGGGGGAGCCATCATCACCTGGATGGACCCCCGCAGTGGCAACATTGATATCTATGTCCAGAGGGTAAACTCCAACGGCGCTGTCCAGTGGACCGCCGATGGCGTACCCATCTGCACCGCTCCGGGCGAGCAGAAGGGCCAGCAGCTCACGTCCGATGGATCTGGGGGAGCCATCATCATCTGGTGGGACCAGCGCAGCGGCATGTGGGATATCTATGCCCAGAGGGTAAACTCCAGCGGCGCTGTCCAGTGGGCCGCCAATGGCGTACCCATCTGCACCGCTCTGGGCGATCAAACGCAGCCCCAGCTCACGTCCGATGGATCTGGGGGAGCCATCATCACCTGGGAGGACTTGCGCAGCAGCAACTGGGATATCTATGCCCAGAGGGTAGACTCCAGCGGAAGCCTGCTCAATATCCTGACAGTCTCCGGTATCACCGCCAGCAACAAGACCTACGACGGGGGAGTTGCTGCCACGCTCGACACCGGCAGCGCCTCACTGGTAGGCGTGCTCTCTGGCGACAGCGTTTCCCTCGGCGGAACGGCCAGTGGCGCCTTTGCTGACAAGAACGTGGGTCCCGGGAAGACCGTGACCATTTCCGGGCTGACCCTCTCCGGCGCAGATGCGTACAAGTACGCGCTGACGCAGCCTACCACCACGGCCGACATCACGGCCAAGAACCTCACAGTATCGGGCATTACCGCCAGCAATAAGACATATGACGGCACCACTAGCGCTACACTCAACACCGCCAGTGCTTCACTCGTATGGGTGGTTTCTGGCGACAGCGTTTCCCTCGGCGGAACGGCCACTGGTGCTTTTGCTGATAAGAACGTGGACACCGGGAAGACCGTGACTGTTTCCGGTCTAAGCCTCGCCGGCGCGGATGCGGCCAACTACTCGCTGACACAGGCCACCACCACGGCCGACATCACGGTCGTAGCTTCCCACACTGGACTCTACGCACTTATCATTGGGCTGGTTGCCGCCGGCGTCGTCGTGTTGCTGGTACTGGTCATGGTGCTTCGTCGGAGAATCTCAGGAAACGCCAGTTAG
- a CDS encoding DNA translocase FtsK yields MGKGKTGNSEGVSAPFQVLALRFFWLVFVGVLIYVFWDTLLTALGLGVPLFILAVIGLSMAFWLRRLNIFWERWNLWLGIIVFATALLGILAFFAPDGWGTLEEASLGGKWGQAIIGGRDNNAWHTAIGVLRVTAVIIVGTALVLPHIVWHELKVWVRRAVPVRKHLTQQAKRSTVRLGEYYSEHPVHRNALSWIRERHIPLISNAIRLREPKGKSVPQPKASHKEPKVVPTNLSVASLDEWQLPGIDLLDETVNVELSKADADRRAKLIVESLASYKVDAKVVQINVGPAVTQFGVEPGWDITYKTTKEKDRFGNPKVRKEEVSRTRVKVERITSLANDLALALAVPSIRIEAPVPGKAMVGIEVPNISTGLVAIREVLESTSFKRLSGRTKLAVALGKGTGGEVGTADLSKMPHLLVAGATGSGKTVCLDTIIVSLLINNTPDDVKFIMIDPKRVELIAFDGVPHLMNPVITESEKAEEILKWLAQEMDNRYRRLAQVRAHNIEAYNKNTKMAKEMPYIVLVIDELADLMMLKSDEVEPLLCRLAQMGRAVGIHSVVATQRPSVDVITGLIKANFPTRISFAVASQVDSRTILDMVGAEKLLGRGDMLYLSPELSKPKRLQGCFVSPQEIERLTAFWSKQSRAQLPDILTYTGEEGSKDPLLEQARQLAKDHKQISSSYLQRQLRIGSARAEQLVHLLEEAEESKSGEAGKPDQKTGS; encoded by the coding sequence ATGGGCAAGGGAAAGACCGGGAACAGCGAAGGGGTGTCTGCACCATTCCAGGTGCTGGCACTGCGATTTTTCTGGCTTGTTTTTGTCGGGGTCCTGATATACGTTTTCTGGGATACACTGCTGACTGCCTTAGGCCTGGGTGTCCCCCTATTTATTCTGGCAGTGATTGGCCTGTCTATGGCATTCTGGCTGCGAAGACTCAATATATTCTGGGAACGATGGAATCTCTGGCTGGGTATTATTGTTTTCGCCACTGCTTTGCTCGGTATACTAGCCTTCTTCGCACCTGATGGTTGGGGTACGTTAGAAGAGGCCTCTTTGGGGGGCAAATGGGGTCAGGCAATTATCGGTGGACGGGACAATAATGCCTGGCATACTGCCATCGGTGTCCTGCGTGTCACTGCCGTAATCATAGTGGGGACAGCTCTCGTTTTACCACATATTGTCTGGCATGAGTTGAAAGTCTGGGTGAGGAGAGCCGTTCCTGTGAGGAAGCATCTTACGCAGCAGGCGAAACGCTCGACGGTACGGCTGGGCGAGTATTACTCCGAACATCCGGTTCATCGGAATGCCCTGTCTTGGATAAGAGAGCGCCATATCCCCTTGATATCAAATGCGATCCGTCTCCGTGAGCCGAAGGGAAAGTCAGTGCCGCAGCCGAAGGCGTCTCATAAAGAGCCGAAGGTGGTACCCACAAACCTGTCTGTTGCTTCTCTCGATGAATGGCAGCTACCCGGCATTGATCTTCTGGATGAGACTGTCAATGTGGAGCTCAGTAAGGCTGACGCAGATAGAAGAGCAAAATTGATCGTAGAGTCCTTGGCCAGCTATAAAGTTGATGCAAAGGTGGTACAGATAAATGTAGGTCCTGCTGTGACCCAGTTTGGTGTGGAGCCCGGCTGGGACATTACGTACAAAACAACAAAGGAGAAGGACAGGTTTGGCAACCCCAAGGTGAGAAAAGAAGAGGTATCCAGGACCAGAGTGAAGGTGGAGCGCATCACTTCTCTGGCAAATGACCTGGCCCTGGCTTTGGCTGTACCCAGTATCAGGATAGAGGCGCCGGTGCCAGGCAAGGCGATGGTGGGAATTGAGGTTCCTAATATCTCTACGGGTTTGGTCGCCATTCGCGAAGTCCTGGAAAGCACCTCATTCAAGAGGCTCAGCGGGCGGACGAAGCTTGCTGTGGCTTTAGGCAAAGGCACTGGTGGTGAGGTAGGAACGGCTGATCTGTCCAAGATGCCTCACCTACTGGTTGCTGGAGCTACCGGAAGCGGGAAAACAGTATGTTTAGATACTATCATTGTTTCCCTGTTGATAAATAATACACCCGATGATGTTAAGTTTATTATGATCGACCCCAAGCGTGTTGAGCTTATCGCTTTTGATGGTGTGCCTCATTTGATGAATCCGGTTATCACTGAAAGTGAGAAGGCGGAGGAGATACTCAAGTGGCTGGCGCAGGAGATGGACAACCGCTACAGGAGACTGGCCCAGGTGAGAGCTCACAATATCGAGGCATACAACAAGAACACTAAGATGGCAAAGGAAATGCCCTATATTGTGCTTGTCATTGATGAACTGGCTGACCTGATGATGTTAAAGTCTGATGAAGTGGAACCCCTGCTTTGCCGTCTGGCGCAGATGGGCCGTGCAGTTGGTATTCACTCGGTGGTGGCTACTCAGCGGCCTTCGGTGGATGTGATCACGGGTCTTATCAAGGCCAATTTCCCCACCCGCATCAGCTTTGCCGTGGCTTCCCAGGTCGACTCGCGCACCATACTGGATATGGTTGGCGCAGAGAAGTTGCTGGGTCGGGGTGACATGCTTTATCTCTCCCCTGAACTGTCCAAACCAAAACGCCTTCAAGGATGTTTTGTCTCTCCCCAGGAAATTGAGAGACTAACAGCTTTCTGGAGTAAACAGTCACGGGCCCAGCTGCCTGATATTCTGACTTATACTGGTGAGGAAGGCTCCAAGGATCCGCTGCTGGAGCAGGCAAGGCAACTGGCAAAAGACCACAAACAGATCTCGTCATCCTATCTGCAACGGCAGTTGCGCATTGGGTCTGCTCGGGCGGAACAACTGGTGCATTTGCTCGAAGAGGCTGAGGAGAGCAAAAGTGGGGAGGCAGGTAAGCCCGATCAAAAGACAGGAAGTTAG
- a CDS encoding DUF2520 domain-containing protein codes for MPSVGFIGAGTVGTALAVRLKQKGYDVTAVSSRTRASAERLATMVDKCQVHDSGQGVADAAEMVFITTPDGVIPQIAAQVRWHPGQSVVHCSGADSLDILTPATRNGASTAGFHPLQTFASITHAIENIPGSTFALEAEEPLLSTIKEMAITLEGQWIQLKPGDKVVYHAAAVFACNYLVTLTKMATDLWRTLGVSTPEATEALLPLLRGTINNLHNVGLPDCLTGPIARGDSGTVRKHLAALKARAPQLLAPYQELGRQTIPIALAKGRIDEQKANELEKLLSQSDW; via the coding sequence ATGCCGAGCGTAGGGTTCATAGGTGCTGGAACGGTGGGAACAGCCCTGGCCGTTAGGCTGAAGCAGAAGGGCTATGACGTGACTGCCGTGTCGAGTCGTACTCGGGCTTCGGCTGAAAGATTGGCTACTATGGTTGATAAGTGCCAGGTCCACGACAGTGGCCAGGGCGTGGCAGATGCAGCGGAGATGGTCTTTATCACAACTCCTGATGGGGTTATTCCCCAGATAGCGGCGCAGGTAAGATGGCATCCAGGGCAAAGTGTGGTGCACTGCAGTGGAGCAGACTCCCTGGACATCCTCACTCCAGCTACAAGAAATGGAGCCTCGACAGCGGGCTTTCACCCCTTACAGACCTTCGCCAGCATCACCCATGCCATAGAAAACATCCCTGGTTCTACCTTTGCCCTGGAAGCAGAAGAGCCCTTATTGAGCACAATAAAGGAGATGGCCATTACCCTTGAAGGGCAGTGGATACAGCTTAAGCCTGGAGACAAGGTTGTCTATCATGCCGCGGCGGTTTTTGCCTGCAACTATCTGGTAACTCTGACCAAAATGGCTACGGACCTCTGGCGCACCTTGGGAGTCTCTACTCCGGAGGCCACGGAAGCGCTGCTCCCTCTACTGCGGGGCACTATCAATAATTTACATAATGTGGGATTGCCTGATTGCCTCACCGGACCTATTGCCCGAGGCGACTCGGGGACAGTACGGAAGCACCTGGCAGCACTGAAGGCCAGGGCACCACAGTTGCTTGCACCCTATCAGGAGCTGGGGCGGCAAACCATTCCCATTGCTCTTGCCAAGGGAAGAATTGATGAACAAAAGGCGAATGAGCTGGAGAAGCTCTTGAGCCAATCCGATTGGTGA